The Harmonia axyridis chromosome 3, icHarAxyr1.1, whole genome shotgun sequence nucleotide sequence TTGACTAACTGGCGCCGAGGTGACCTCCCGGGGACACCCTTTGTCACACCATCTGGGGGCGACTACCCGGGAAAATAAAAGGGGGCCACAAGGATCGGGGGATCTTATCAACAGCTGATGACTAAGGTTTTTCTAATTCACACTCTCAAGCGACCCCAGAACACATCTTCTGCAACACCTTCTGGAAGCGACGACTATCCGCAGAAACCTAAAAGATCGGGGACCACATAATGGCGCGCTCATTCATGATATCAAAAATCAGGTTATAGTTGAAAAGTTATCTAGAACTCTTCCCCTGCAATACtttcgcattcgccattttgcaacacaTTTTCGAATTTCCAATAAATTCCACCAGTATTAAATCCATTCTCTAACCTTTTAAGTGAGAtttctaaaataaaaatgtgttttagacatcttactgaATGAATCTGAAGAATGCTTTATTCATAAAGACTTGTGAGAATtagttttgattttgatttccaAGATTGGTTGAAAcgagaataaaaattttcttcttcatacAAGGGTGTTCGTCtctgttaaagtttgattttctttcaagttttttttcatagcaccttccattcacaagatattcaacttaaatttgacatggatattccaatttaaagttctcatCATGTGATTGTAATTTTGAAAGTAAATCTAcaggtaatattttttttggaacagtgtCCTATTATCTCCTCTAGCACttgtttttttggtggaccactgatagtttagtccagtactacactttttgtttttttgtcattttgtcgtatatgctaccgatttcgaaaaaaaaatttcaaacaattctctagtataattctcaagaaaatccaaattattataaagatccaattAGTTAACTGtgatgaatatattaattttaagttttggtacttatttacccattcTGTAacgaaaattaataaagattcgataaaatcgtataatcatcacaaaaagtaggactacaagaaaaaccctgtatttcgaaaacaaagcgtttgcgggccaatgtttataggacatttttttcttctctaATTTATGAACATCATAAGAGTAACATTTGGTTTAGTTCATTAGGTATGGGTATagaatgataatttaatttataGAATTCAATGAATGCATATGGAAATAACCAATATAAAGCAACACAATTTTTTTGTGGCGATAAGAATGATTGAAATAGAAAGTGCGAGAAGAAAATTAGTGTTtggaatgtttttattttgttatatttcatttaatataattCCATCTTGAACATTTTATTGTAGATAGatcatgaaaataatgatttgtaatatttttcgtcATTTATGAAAGACGGATACCGCCACCACCTGGACATTCTCCTTGGCTGATTACTTTGAGATCTGCAAAAAAAAGGTTTAATCAGTAACAATATAGTACAATCGCTAATAGCAAAATATATAACgtgatatttttaaatattcatcactATTCCTAAAATTACTGATATCACTGGtgaagaattcgaggtcaaaatGAATTCAGTCCGCCCGCCCTTTTCACGAcaactctcgaacggaatgagttagagacttgaaatttttagggtaaGGTCATGTTGCGAATATCTCGATAATTCTGTTTGTAAATTCCGAAATTAAACTCATATGAAACTCTGTTttctaaataattgaaaaatatatccatTCGATCGAACTGAATTTATAAGTCAGTTGCAAAATAGTGAAAAGAATACCAATTTGGAAAAAAGTTTGTACAATTTCAATATATAATAATCTATATACTTTcgattcaactgaaattttttgCATTTGGTTTAGAGAACATCAAAAAAGTCCACGAAATGCTTTTGAGCGATCGTAAATTGAAAATGCGTGATATAACGATAGGATAAAGCCGTCCAAAATCGCCTTCATCAGCTGGTTAGGTTATAGCACAGACTAATCTGTGGTTATAGCACAGACTAGTATAACTAGTATaacagactagtaatctgtggttatAGCTTCCGCATTTTGGGAAGTGGATGGTATATTTTGATCATTACTTTCTTGACAAAGGTAAAATCATCATACCATATTTTATTAGTATGGGCATGGATTtatttctataattttcaatgtttattacCTGCTCCATTTTCACAGTTGTAATTGCTCATAACACATTCACTAGCGAATGAAATTTTCTTCTCTCCATTTCCTCCACAAATTGGTTTGATCTCATCCGGTTGAACGCAATTTTGGAGGCATGGCTTCTTCAGGGATGCCTTAGTGGACCCCTTTGCTGGCACAGCAGATGCAAGTGCCAAAACGACAACTGCGAAAAAACCTTGATATAAGTGATGAATATAACCAACAAAAGTAATTATTAGTAAATATTCTCTGCACAGCAGCACAAGAGTTAGCTGGAGTATATGTATAAGCAGAAAAACTAAGGTTTGAAAGATAGTTTGTTCGATTATTTCCAAAGATTTGGTATTAAAAATATCACACCAAAACTTATCCATAGTTTCAAGCATTTTTCATAACAACTGAAGTTCAACTTTCATTTCATAATTAAGTTGatattataaatattgaatagatattattcattattatgaagatGATCATTAGAGTTGTTTAACCAAAAAAAATCGCTTCTCTCTGCAGAGAAAAGTAGTTCAGTCTTCGAACAAGAACAAACCAAAAGTTTTTCGAGTTCACAGtggaaatcaatgaaataatattcatctggaGTTGTAGTAACCACACTCTGATCTACAGAACTTTATAAGAGTTGAATGAAAGTTTCCACGAACGATGTTATCttcagaaaataaaagttaCGGTTACTGTTACATAATAAACGTTTAGAAAGATTCTGTGGGTTGAAACGAGATAACTACAACTTTAGTAGTAACATAGAACTAGTTAAAATTAGATAATAGTTACAAGATTTAATCCACTTATCTAACAGTCATTTTGGTAGTCATCTTGTTCGATTAAAACACTGTTTCAAGGCGTAATACGAAAATAACTCTTTATCTTTTCAACTGAATAATTAGCTTATTAAAGGTAATTATTCTATCAGATGGTAGTGAGTGATAATTTGCAATGAATACAAAAGTGAGGCGTGGATAGACCACAACAGATTTCCCGGAGATTATACAACTTTATTTACTTGTATGACTCATTTTGGGTCACAACAATATATTATATGATGTATCTACTCATTTCTAGTTTCCAAAACAAACAGTGGATGTTGTGTGAAGcgtaaaaaattatttcgtttgGTGATAGATATTCGgctgaataataatataatttattccACAAATCAATAATATCATACAATTTTATCTCAAAATTATTTCTATCAGTGGAATAAACCAATCCCCGAAAGTTCTACCAATTGATGTTTATCCAAAAAGGTTCAATTATGATGTGTTGATTTCACACACAGGTCCAACATTTTCGGGATAAAAAGtccatttcgaaataaatttaaaaatatacgGGGTGTAATTGGGAATATTTCAACTATAGAATCTTGAGCTTGAAATATAAAGATTCAATCCAAATCACCTAGATTAAAAAATGTCTTCTCCCTGGGATACCGGgcgttttatttcaaaatatataaattatttgtTCCCCGTACACTAAAAACTATTAGTCGCATTATCTTTATATTCGACAGACGATATAGGTACTATAAACCCTACTAATAATGCTAAATTAATGTTTCTGTCTACCACCAGAGGTGTACGATAGGGGCAAGTGACTGGTTGATCCTGTCCAATTCTACGCCACTGCCGGAATTGCAATTTTATCACAATTTTTCGATTCTCCTTTCTACGTTAATATTGTGCTCTTCATTCTTAGCGATAAAGTCACTGTTTCTGGAGATATTTAAAGTTTATCCTGAAGCTGCACTCATTACTTATTTCAATGTTCTAGAAATTTCGATTATTAGATTGCAGATATTACGCAAATTGAACATCAATCAGGATCATCAAAAAAACATGATGCTATGATAATCCAAATTTaaactgaaca carries:
- the LOC123674469 gene encoding uncharacterized protein LOC123674469: MKCALVFCAVLVVVLALASAVPAKGSTKASLKKPCLQNCVQPDEIKPICGGNGEKKISFASECVMSNYNCENGADLKVISQGECPGGGGIRLS